The following coding sequences lie in one Streptomyces sp. NBC_00510 genomic window:
- a CDS encoding acyl-CoA synthetase codes for MTGHAPRLLTALHHAPSDRPDAVTVDGRTCSREELLGAAGAFAARVAGAPAVAVHAAPSLETVVAVVGGLLAGVPVVPVPPDAGPAERDHILRDSGAVQAPPVVLTERRSWDAPEPDPDTAALVLYTSGTTGAPKGVLVPRRAVAAGLDALAGAWEWTPEDTLVHGLPLFHVHGLVLGVLGALRTGSRLVHTGRPTPQAYAAAGGSLYFGVPTVWGRVAGDPESARALRGARLLVSGSAPLPAPVFRELEALTGQRPVERYGMTETLITVSTRAAGERRPGSVGLPLPGIRTRIAAEPGAEIGELQLTGPTLFDGYLGRPEATAASYTEDGWFRTGDIASIEPDGMHRIVGRASTDLIKSGGYRIGAGEVENALLDHPAVREAAVVGVPHTDLGQEIVAYVVADGVGERELIDFVAGHLSVHKRPRKVRFLTELPRNAMGKPQKKLLPPV; via the coding sequence GTGACCGGACACGCGCCGCGCCTGCTGACCGCCCTCCACCACGCCCCGTCCGACCGCCCCGACGCGGTCACCGTCGACGGACGCACCTGCTCGCGCGAGGAACTGCTCGGTGCCGCGGGCGCCTTCGCGGCGCGCGTCGCGGGCGCCCCGGCGGTCGCCGTGCACGCCGCGCCGTCCCTGGAGACGGTCGTGGCGGTCGTCGGCGGCCTCCTCGCGGGCGTCCCGGTCGTCCCGGTGCCGCCCGACGCGGGACCGGCCGAGCGCGACCACATCCTGCGCGACTCCGGGGCCGTGCAGGCGCCCCCGGTCGTGCTCACCGAGCGCCGGTCCTGGGACGCCCCCGAGCCGGACCCGGACACGGCGGCCCTCGTCCTGTACACCTCGGGCACCACCGGGGCGCCCAAGGGCGTGCTGGTCCCCCGCCGCGCGGTCGCCGCCGGACTCGACGCCCTCGCCGGTGCCTGGGAGTGGACGCCGGAGGACACCCTCGTCCACGGCCTGCCGCTGTTCCACGTGCACGGTCTCGTGCTCGGCGTGCTCGGCGCGCTGCGCACCGGGAGCCGTCTGGTCCACACCGGCCGCCCCACCCCGCAGGCGTACGCGGCGGCGGGCGGCAGCCTCTACTTCGGCGTGCCGACCGTCTGGGGCCGGGTCGCGGGGGACCCGGAGTCCGCCAGGGCGCTGCGTGGCGCCCGCTTGCTGGTCTCCGGCAGCGCGCCGCTGCCGGCACCGGTCTTCCGCGAGCTGGAGGCGCTGACCGGGCAGCGGCCGGTCGAGCGCTACGGCATGACGGAGACCCTGATCACGGTCAGCACCCGGGCGGCCGGTGAGCGGCGCCCCGGCTCCGTCGGGCTGCCGCTGCCGGGGATCCGCACCCGGATCGCGGCCGAGCCGGGTGCGGAGATCGGCGAGCTCCAGCTCACCGGTCCCACCCTCTTCGACGGCTACCTGGGACGGCCGGAGGCGACCGCGGCCTCGTACACCGAGGACGGCTGGTTCCGCACCGGGGACATCGCGTCGATCGAGCCGGACGGCATGCACCGTATCGTCGGCCGGGCCTCCACCGACCTGATCAAGTCCGGTGGCTACCGGATCGGCGCGGGCGAGGTGGAGAACGCCCTGCTGGACCACCCCGCGGTGCGCGAGGCGGCCGTGGTGGGCGTCCCGCACACCGACCTCGGCCAGGAGATCGTGGCCTACGTGGTGGCGGACGGGGTGGGCGAGCGCGAGCTGATCGACTTCGTGGCCGGTCACCTGTCGGTGCACAAGCGCCCGCGCAAGGTCCGCTTCCTGACCGAACTGCCGCGCAACGCGATGGGCAAGCCGCAGAAGAAGCTGCTGCCGCCCGTGTGA
- a CDS encoding urocanate hydratase: MTGTGAGPRTVRAPRGSALTAQGWQQEAALRMLQNNLDPEVAEHPEKLVVYGGTGKAARDWRSFDAMVRTLQGLKQDETMLVQSGRPVGVMQTHEWAPRVLIANSNLVGDWATWEEFRRLEALGLTMYGQMTAGSWIYIGTQGILQGTYETFAAVAEKKFGGSLAGTITLTAGLGGMGGAQPLAVTMNGGVAICIDCDPRAIERRIEHRYLDVRADSLEHALALATEARDQRKPLSIGVLGNAAELVPQLLAMDAPIDVVTDQTSAHDPLAYLPIGVDFEDMTSYAAEKPAEFTQRAREAMAQHVEAMVGFMDAGAEVFDYGNSIRGEAQLAGYDRAFAFPGFVPAYIRPLFCEGKGPFRWAALSGDPADIAKTDKAILELFPENESLARWIKMAGERVHFQGLPARICWLGYGERDKAGERFNEMVADGTLAAPVVIGRDHLDAGSVASPYRETEAMLDGSDAIADWPLLNAMVNVASGASWVSIHHGGGVGIGRSIHAGQVTVADGTKLAGEKIRRVLTNDPGMGVIRHVDAGYDRADEVAAERGVRVPMREGGEGVEGGEA, encoded by the coding sequence ATGACCGGAACCGGCGCCGGACCGAGGACCGTACGCGCACCGCGCGGCAGCGCGCTCACCGCACAGGGCTGGCAGCAGGAAGCCGCACTGCGCATGCTGCAGAACAACCTCGACCCCGAGGTCGCCGAGCACCCCGAGAAGCTGGTGGTCTACGGCGGCACCGGCAAGGCCGCCCGTGACTGGCGGTCCTTCGACGCGATGGTGCGCACCCTCCAGGGCCTCAAGCAGGACGAGACGATGCTCGTCCAGTCCGGCCGCCCGGTCGGCGTGATGCAGACCCACGAGTGGGCGCCGCGGGTGCTCATCGCCAACTCCAACCTCGTCGGCGACTGGGCCACCTGGGAGGAGTTCCGCCGCCTGGAGGCGCTGGGCCTGACCATGTACGGCCAGATGACGGCCGGTTCGTGGATCTACATCGGCACCCAGGGCATCCTGCAGGGCACGTACGAGACCTTCGCCGCCGTCGCGGAGAAGAAGTTCGGCGGCAGCCTGGCCGGCACCATCACCCTCACCGCCGGTCTCGGCGGCATGGGCGGCGCCCAGCCGCTCGCCGTCACCATGAACGGCGGCGTCGCCATCTGCATCGACTGCGACCCGCGCGCCATCGAGCGCCGCATCGAGCACCGCTACCTGGACGTGCGCGCCGACTCCCTGGAGCACGCGCTCGCCCTCGCCACCGAGGCCCGCGACCAGCGCAAGCCGCTCAGCATCGGCGTCCTGGGCAACGCGGCCGAGCTGGTGCCGCAGCTGCTCGCCATGGACGCGCCCATCGACGTCGTCACCGACCAGACCTCCGCCCACGACCCGCTGGCGTACCTGCCGATCGGCGTCGACTTCGAGGACATGACCTCGTACGCGGCCGAGAAGCCCGCCGAGTTCACCCAGCGCGCCCGCGAGGCGATGGCGCAGCACGTCGAGGCCATGGTCGGCTTCATGGACGCGGGCGCCGAGGTCTTCGACTACGGCAACTCCATCCGCGGCGAGGCCCAGCTCGCGGGCTACGACCGGGCGTTCGCCTTCCCCGGCTTCGTCCCGGCCTACATCCGCCCGCTGTTCTGCGAGGGCAAGGGCCCCTTCCGCTGGGCGGCGCTGTCCGGCGACCCGGCCGACATCGCCAAGACCGACAAGGCGATCCTGGAGCTCTTCCCGGAGAACGAGTCGCTGGCCCGCTGGATCAAGATGGCCGGTGAGCGGGTCCACTTCCAGGGCCTGCCCGCGCGCATCTGCTGGCTCGGCTACGGCGAGCGGGACAAGGCCGGCGAGCGCTTCAACGAGATGGTCGCCGACGGCACCCTGGCCGCGCCCGTCGTCATCGGCCGCGACCACCTCGACGCGGGCTCCGTCGCCTCCCCGTACCGCGAGACCGAGGCCATGCTCGACGGCTCCGACGCGATCGCCGACTGGCCGCTGCTCAACGCCATGGTCAACGTCGCCTCCGGCGCCTCCTGGGTCTCCATCCACCACGGCGGCGGCGTCGGCATCGGCCGCTCCATCCACGCCGGCCAGGTCACCGTCGCCGACGGCACCAAGCTGGCGGGCGAGAAGATCCGCCGCGTGCTCACCAACGACCCGGGCATGGGCGTCATCCGGCACGTCGACGCCGGGTACGACCGTGCCGACGAGGTCGCCGCCGAGCGCGGTGTGCGCGTGCCCATGCGCGAGGGCGGCGAGGGCGTCGAAGGCGGGGAGGCGTGA
- a CDS encoding MurR/RpiR family transcriptional regulator, with protein MATENATGADGTDTASARLMKLFEAHRLTPTQRRIAHCLVRRAADAPFLSSVEVAELAGVSQPSVTRFAVALGFDGYPALRRHLRDVAPAAAPQGQPAGDRYNEYQEAVQAEIENLRHLAALLADPAPVARAGALLAASRPLPVLGLRAAAAQARGFGYFAAKVHPDVRLLDEGGSMLADRVDAAVRAGASALLCFALPRHPREVVEALEYARSAGLTVVTVADSAFAPVAAHSDVLLPAAVGTGLAFDTACAPMLLGRVLLEAMCDGLPDAQARLEEFDAKAAAQGLFVE; from the coding sequence ATGGCCACCGAGAACGCCACCGGAGCCGACGGGACCGACACCGCGTCCGCGCGCCTGATGAAGCTGTTCGAGGCGCACCGGCTCACGCCCACCCAGCGCCGCATCGCGCACTGCCTGGTGCGGCGGGCCGCCGACGCGCCCTTCCTGTCCAGCGTCGAGGTCGCCGAACTGGCCGGGGTCAGCCAGCCCTCCGTGACCCGCTTCGCCGTCGCGCTCGGCTTCGACGGCTACCCCGCGCTCCGCCGCCACCTGCGCGACGTCGCCCCCGCCGCGGCGCCCCAGGGGCAGCCCGCCGGCGACCGGTACAACGAGTACCAGGAGGCCGTGCAGGCCGAGATCGAGAACCTGCGGCACCTCGCCGCGCTGCTCGCCGACCCCGCCCCGGTCGCCCGCGCGGGCGCCCTGCTCGCCGCGTCCCGGCCGCTGCCCGTGCTGGGGCTGCGGGCCGCGGCCGCCCAGGCCCGCGGCTTCGGCTACTTCGCGGCCAAGGTGCACCCCGACGTCCGTCTCCTCGACGAGGGCGGCAGCATGCTCGCCGACCGCGTCGACGCGGCCGTGCGGGCCGGGGCGAGCGCCCTGCTGTGCTTCGCGCTGCCCCGGCATCCCCGTGAGGTGGTCGAGGCCCTGGAGTACGCCCGCTCGGCCGGGCTGACCGTCGTCACCGTCGCCGACAGCGCCTTCGCGCCGGTCGCCGCCCACTCCGACGTCCTGCTCCCGGCGGCCGTCGGCACGGGGCTCGCCTTCGACACCGCGTGCGCGCCGATGCTGCTCGGGCGGGTGCTGCTGGAGGCGATGTGCGACGGGCTGCCGGACGCGCAGGCGCGGCTGGAGGAGTTCGACGCCAAGGCCGCGGCGCAGGGCCTGTTCGTGGAGTGA
- a CDS encoding cytochrome P450, translated as MAADTLFRRITDYASRPDPYPLYAELRESKVAPQDDGSYLVGTYHEITALLHDPRISSDRRHRSDPQEARLAGELAPSFIGVDDPEHDRLRRTAMRPFGPPHTPGRVDAMHGEIVRIADGLVAGLRDKQRIDVVDDFAYPLPVTVICRLLGVPQEDEPMFRGWSDAIVGGLDLNPDEDPTQRTQAATEARRAMGVYLGGLAEQRRGKPSDDLLSAFVNDQDPAGGLSQIELMVTSVLLLVAGHETTVNLITNGMLTLLRRPDQLDLLRREPALMPQAVEELLRFEPPVQMLPQRTPLVDVEVAGVTVPKGAPLVLVLASGSRDPRRFRDPDRFDPQRTDNQHLGFGSGVHSCFGAPLARLEAQIALTALLRDLDGLRLAEDPPPYRRSPVLRGPRHLVVEHDGLRA; from the coding sequence ATGGCTGCGGACACGCTTTTCCGAAGGATCACCGACTACGCCAGCCGGCCCGATCCCTACCCGCTCTACGCCGAACTCCGCGAGAGCAAGGTGGCGCCGCAGGACGACGGCAGCTACCTCGTCGGCACGTACCACGAGATCACGGCCCTGCTCCACGACCCACGCATCAGCTCCGACCGGCGCCACCGCAGCGACCCGCAGGAGGCCCGGCTGGCCGGGGAACTGGCGCCGTCCTTCATCGGCGTGGACGATCCCGAGCACGACCGGCTCCGCCGCACCGCCATGCGGCCCTTCGGCCCGCCGCACACCCCCGGCCGGGTCGACGCCATGCACGGTGAGATCGTCCGGATCGCCGACGGCCTCGTCGCCGGGCTCCGGGACAAGCAGCGCATCGACGTCGTCGACGACTTCGCCTACCCGCTCCCGGTCACCGTGATCTGCCGGCTGCTGGGCGTGCCCCAGGAGGACGAGCCGATGTTCCGCGGCTGGTCGGACGCGATCGTCGGCGGACTCGACCTCAACCCCGACGAGGACCCCACGCAGCGCACGCAGGCCGCCACCGAGGCCCGCAGGGCGATGGGGGTCTACCTGGGCGGGCTGGCCGAACAGCGGCGCGGCAAGCCCTCCGACGACCTGCTGTCGGCGTTCGTCAACGACCAGGACCCGGCCGGCGGGCTGAGCCAGATCGAGCTGATGGTGACCTCGGTGCTGCTGCTCGTCGCCGGGCACGAGACCACCGTCAACCTGATCACCAACGGCATGCTCACCCTGCTGCGCCGGCCCGACCAGCTGGACCTGCTGCGCCGCGAACCGGCCCTGATGCCGCAGGCGGTGGAGGAACTGCTGCGGTTCGAGCCGCCCGTGCAGATGCTGCCCCAGCGCACCCCGCTGGTGGACGTCGAGGTCGCGGGGGTCACCGTGCCCAAGGGGGCGCCCCTGGTCCTGGTGCTCGCCTCCGGCAGCCGCGATCCGCGGCGCTTCCGGGACCCCGACCGCTTCGACCCGCAGCGCACGGACAACCAGCACCTGGGCTTCGGCAGCGGCGTCCACAGCTGCTTCGGGGCGCCGCTCGCCCGGCTGGAGGCGCAGATCGCCCTCACCGCGCTGCTGCGCGACCTGGACGGCCTCCGGCTGGCCGAGGACCCGCCGCCGTACCGGCGAAGCCCGGTGCTGCGCGGTCCCCGCCATCTGGTCGTGGAGCACGACGGGCTGCGCGCCTGA
- a CDS encoding FAD-dependent oxidoreductase — protein sequence MSGELRDGRIVIVGASLAGLRAAETLRDEGFAGSLTLVGDEPHPPYDRPPLSKQVLLGRVPATATGLPARRPVDAQWKLGVAATGVDGIGRRVFLANGEELPFDRLLIATGTRARPWPNPAEAALDGVFALRTSDDAAGLAERLDAGPRRVLVIGAGFTGSEIASACRERDIPVTVVERGPAPLVGALGGTLAAVAAEMHRRHGVDLRCGVQVTSLEGDGRLTGARLSDGSTVEADVAVVALGAVRNTEWLAESGLAAGPRGVTCDAGCRAFNMYGIVTDDVFVAGDVARFPHPLFGYQLLALEHWGNAVAQAEVAAHNMVSAGPFRRPHLAVPTFWSSQFGHNIKSVGVPTYSDQVVVAQGSLREARLVVVYGYKGRITAAVSVNRAKWLDYYQNLIETAAPFPPEPGAADRTAPMIPLPSDVPDPAVLSHGPTVALTGHLPDRRLTLVRHGG from the coding sequence ATGTCCGGTGAACTGCGCGACGGGCGCATCGTGATCGTCGGCGCGTCCCTGGCCGGCCTGCGGGCCGCCGAGACGCTGCGCGACGAGGGTTTCGCGGGGTCGCTGACGCTGGTGGGCGACGAGCCGCACCCGCCGTACGACCGGCCGCCGCTGTCCAAGCAGGTACTGCTCGGGCGCGTGCCCGCCACGGCGACCGGGCTGCCGGCGCGCCGCCCGGTGGACGCGCAGTGGAAGCTCGGCGTCGCCGCCACGGGGGTCGACGGGATCGGCCGGCGCGTCTTCCTCGCGAACGGCGAGGAGCTGCCCTTCGACCGGTTGCTGATCGCCACCGGCACCCGCGCCCGGCCCTGGCCGAACCCGGCCGAGGCCGCCCTTGACGGTGTGTTCGCGCTGCGGACCAGCGACGACGCGGCCGGGCTCGCCGAACGGCTGGACGCCGGGCCCCGGCGGGTGCTGGTGATCGGCGCCGGTTTCACGGGCTCGGAGATCGCCTCCGCCTGCCGGGAGCGGGACATCCCCGTGACCGTGGTGGAGCGCGGCCCCGCGCCCCTGGTGGGCGCGCTCGGCGGGACGCTCGCCGCGGTCGCCGCCGAGATGCACCGCAGGCACGGGGTGGACCTCCGCTGCGGGGTACAGGTCACCTCCCTGGAGGGTGACGGTCGGCTGACCGGCGCCCGGCTCTCCGACGGGAGCACCGTCGAGGCGGACGTGGCGGTGGTCGCCCTCGGCGCGGTCCGCAACACCGAGTGGCTGGCCGAGTCCGGCCTGGCCGCCGGCCCGCGCGGCGTGACCTGCGACGCCGGCTGCCGTGCCTTCAACATGTACGGCATCGTCACCGACGACGTGTTCGTCGCCGGTGACGTGGCCCGCTTCCCGCACCCCCTGTTCGGCTACCAGCTGCTCGCCCTGGAGCACTGGGGCAACGCGGTCGCGCAGGCCGAGGTGGCGGCGCACAACATGGTCAGCGCGGGGCCGTTCCGGCGGCCGCACCTGGCCGTGCCGACCTTCTGGTCCAGCCAGTTCGGCCACAACATCAAGTCGGTGGGTGTGCCGACCTACTCCGACCAGGTCGTCGTCGCCCAGGGCTCGCTGCGCGAGGCCCGGCTGGTCGTCGTCTACGGCTACAAGGGCCGCATCACGGCGGCGGTGTCGGTGAACCGGGCCAAGTGGCTGGACTACTACCAGAACCTGATCGAGACGGCCGCGCCGTTCCCGCCCGAGCCCGGGGCCGCCGACCGGACCGCCCCGATGATCCCCCTGCCGTCCGACGTGCCCGACCCCGCGGTGCTCTCGCACGGCCCGACGGTCGCCCTCACCGGTCATCTGCCGGACCGGCGCCTGACCCTGGTGCGGCACGGCGGCTGA
- a CDS encoding diaminopimelate decarboxylase, translated as MTEEPAARRERALRAAVGQGLIGTDRPVVGLLDLDGVRAAAADLRAAFATPGVEVTHTFAVKAASLVPVLRLLSEEGIGAEVASPGELALARAAGVPAGRIVLDSPAKTPDELREALALGIALNADNPQELARLDRLVPPGTTAAPLGLRVNPQVGAGSIGAMSTATATSKFGVALRDEGAAQWVVRAYLDRPWLTRLHTHTGSQGVPLELMAAGVRAAYELAERINAAAGRRQVTTLDIGGGLPVNFASDEVRPGFRAYADALRAAVPGLFDGRYALVTEFGRSLVAKQGTILARVEYAKTAGGRAIAVTHAGAQVATRTVFAPGAWPLRVLALDPEGRPKDGAPVVQDVAGPCCFAGDLVATARELPLLAEGDLVALPDTGAYYFSTHFAYNSLPRPAVHGYSGPGPDFRTLRRAQTLEDLVRESGG; from the coding sequence ATGACGGAGGAACCCGCGGCACGACGGGAACGGGCACTTCGCGCGGCGGTCGGGCAGGGCCTGATCGGCACCGACAGGCCGGTGGTGGGGCTGCTGGACCTGGACGGGGTCCGGGCGGCCGCCGCCGATCTGCGGGCGGCCTTCGCGACGCCCGGGGTGGAGGTCACGCACACCTTCGCGGTCAAGGCCGCGTCCCTGGTGCCGGTGCTGCGGCTGCTCTCCGAGGAGGGCATCGGCGCCGAGGTCGCCAGCCCCGGCGAACTCGCCCTGGCCAGGGCCGCGGGCGTACCCGCCGGAAGGATCGTGCTGGACTCCCCCGCCAAGACCCCGGACGAGCTGCGGGAGGCGCTGGCCCTCGGCATCGCCCTCAACGCCGACAACCCGCAGGAGCTGGCGCGCCTGGACCGGCTCGTGCCGCCCGGCACCACCGCCGCCCCGCTGGGCCTGCGGGTCAATCCCCAGGTCGGCGCGGGCAGCATCGGCGCGATGAGCACGGCCACCGCCACATCGAAGTTCGGCGTCGCCCTGCGCGACGAGGGCGCGGCGCAGTGGGTGGTCCGCGCCTACCTCGACCGTCCCTGGCTCACCCGGCTGCACACCCACACCGGTTCGCAGGGCGTGCCCCTGGAGCTGATGGCGGCCGGCGTCCGCGCGGCGTACGAGCTCGCCGAGCGGATCAACGCGGCGGCGGGGCGCCGGCAGGTCACGACGCTGGACATCGGCGGCGGCCTGCCGGTCAACTTCGCCTCCGACGAGGTCCGGCCGGGCTTCCGCGCCTACGCCGACGCGCTCCGCGCGGCCGTGCCCGGGCTCTTCGACGGGCGGTACGCGCTGGTCACCGAGTTCGGGCGGTCACTGGTGGCCAAGCAGGGGACGATCCTGGCGCGCGTGGAGTACGCCAAGACCGCCGGGGGCCGCGCGATCGCCGTGACGCACGCCGGCGCCCAGGTCGCCACGCGCACCGTCTTCGCGCCCGGCGCCTGGCCGCTGCGGGTCCTGGCGCTCGACCCGGAGGGACGCCCCAAGGACGGCGCCCCGGTCGTCCAGGACGTCGCCGGGCCGTGCTGCTTCGCGGGGGACCTGGTCGCCACGGCGCGCGAGCTGCCGCTGCTCGCGGAGGGCGACCTCGTGGCGCTGCCCGACACGGGCGCCTACTACTTCTCGACGCACTTCGCGTACAACTCGCTGCCCCGCCCCGCCGTCCACGGCTACTCCGGGCCCGGTCCGGACTTCCGCACCCTGCGGCGTGCCCAGACCCTCGAGGACCTCGTGCGGGAGAGCGGCGGCTGA
- a CDS encoding formimidoylglutamate deiminase, with protein sequence MTPQSYWAEYAWTGGRVERGVVVDTAADGRIAALRTGAAAPPVGAVTLRGLTLPGLANAHSHAFHRALRGTVQQGSGTFWTWREVMYRVAAALTPDTYFDLARAVYAEMALAGITCVGEFHYVHHRPGGGPYDEPNAMGEALIAAAEEAGIRITLLDTVYLSSGFGAAPEPHQLRFGDGDAEGWAERASALADRPHARIGAAVHSVRAVPADQLATVVRWAEDRQAPLHVHLSEQPAENEACLAAHGVTPTRLLADHGVLGPRTSAVHATHLTDEDIALLGGSGTTICMCPTTERDLADGIGPARRLQEAGSPLSLGSDSHAVIDLFEEARAMELDERLRTRTRGHWTAAELLRAATADGHAGLGWADAGRLEAGALADFTTIALDSARTAGPPARLGAETAVFAATGADVRHTVVGGRHVVRDGAHQLVHDVGAALAAAISAVSAAEGSPS encoded by the coding sequence CTGACGCCGCAGAGCTACTGGGCCGAGTACGCGTGGACCGGCGGCCGCGTCGAACGGGGCGTGGTCGTCGACACCGCCGCCGACGGCCGGATCGCCGCCCTGCGCACCGGGGCCGCCGCGCCGCCCGTCGGCGCCGTGACGCTGCGCGGGCTCACCCTGCCGGGGCTGGCCAACGCCCACAGCCACGCCTTCCACCGGGCCCTGCGCGGCACGGTGCAGCAGGGCAGCGGCACCTTCTGGACCTGGCGCGAGGTCATGTACCGGGTCGCGGCCGCGCTCACCCCCGACACCTACTTCGACCTCGCCCGCGCCGTGTACGCGGAGATGGCCCTGGCGGGCATCACCTGCGTCGGCGAGTTCCACTACGTGCACCACCGGCCCGGCGGCGGCCCCTACGACGAGCCCAACGCCATGGGCGAGGCGCTGATCGCCGCCGCGGAGGAGGCGGGCATCCGCATCACCCTCCTCGACACCGTCTACCTCTCCTCCGGCTTCGGCGCCGCCCCCGAACCGCACCAGCTGCGCTTCGGCGACGGCGACGCCGAGGGCTGGGCCGAGCGCGCGTCCGCCCTCGCCGACCGGCCCCACGCGCGGATCGGCGCGGCCGTGCACTCGGTGCGCGCGGTCCCGGCCGACCAACTGGCCACCGTCGTCCGGTGGGCCGAGGACCGCCAGGCGCCGCTCCACGTCCACCTGTCCGAACAGCCCGCCGAGAACGAGGCCTGCCTCGCCGCGCACGGCGTCACCCCCACCCGGCTCCTCGCCGACCACGGAGTGCTCGGCCCGCGCACCTCGGCCGTGCACGCCACCCACCTCACCGACGAGGACATCGCGCTTCTCGGCGGCTCCGGCACCACGATCTGCATGTGCCCCACCACCGAACGGGACCTCGCCGACGGGATCGGCCCGGCCAGGCGGCTGCAGGAGGCGGGCAGCCCGCTCAGCCTCGGCAGCGACAGCCACGCCGTGATCGACCTGTTCGAGGAGGCGCGGGCCATGGAGCTGGACGAGCGGCTGCGCACCCGCACCCGCGGCCACTGGACCGCCGCCGAGCTGCTGCGCGCCGCCACCGCGGACGGTCACGCCGGCCTGGGCTGGGCCGACGCCGGGCGACTGGAGGCGGGGGCGCTCGCCGACTTCACCACGATCGCGCTGGACAGCGCGCGCACCGCGGGCCCCCCGGCCCGGCTCGGCGCCGAGACCGCCGTCTTCGCGGCCACCGGCGCCGACGTCCGCCACACGGTGGTCGGCGGCCGCCACGTCGTCCGCGACGGCGCGCACCAGCTCGTCCACGACGTGGGCGCGGCCCTGGCCGCCGCGATCTCCGCCGTATCCGCCGCCGAAGGAAGCCCGTCATGA
- a CDS encoding ferredoxin has protein sequence MNIVVDLNRCQAYAQCAFLAPEVFELHGEEALLYVPAVPEDQQERVHRAAVACPVQAILVGGAAGADVR, from the coding sequence ATGAACATCGTGGTCGACCTCAATCGCTGCCAGGCCTACGCGCAGTGCGCGTTCCTCGCTCCCGAGGTCTTCGAGCTGCACGGCGAGGAGGCCCTGCTGTACGTCCCCGCCGTCCCGGAGGACCAGCAAGAGCGCGTCCACCGGGCCGCGGTGGCGTGCCCGGTGCAGGCCATCCTGGTGGGCGGGGCGGCGGGTGCCGATGTCCGGTGA
- a CDS encoding allantoate amidohydrolase, producing the protein MTSSFHEMWAELRPIGRDSGSGGYRRHAWTGADTDCRAWFRAQAEGRGLAYELDRNGNQWAWLGDPAAGDAVVTGSHLDSVPDGGAFDGPLGVVSSFAALDELRARGAAPAKPLAIVNFGDEEGARFGLACVGSRLTAGQLTAEKAHALRDGDGVTLAQAMERAGHDPEAIGPDPARLARIGAFVELHVEQGRFLADTPHAVGVASAIWPHGRWRFDFHGEANHAGTTRLEDRRDPMLTYANTVLAARKKARLAGALATFGKVGVEPNGVNAIASLVRGWLDSRAADEATLAEVVGEIERAAVERGERDGVRVEVTRESFTPVVEFAHGLRDELVKLLGEVPVLPTGAGHDAGILSEAVPTAMLFVRNPTGVSHSPAETATEDDCMAGVTALADVLEGLACR; encoded by the coding sequence GTGACCTCCTCGTTCCACGAGATGTGGGCGGAGTTGCGGCCCATCGGCCGCGACTCCGGCTCCGGCGGCTACCGCCGCCACGCCTGGACCGGCGCGGACACCGACTGCCGCGCCTGGTTCCGGGCGCAGGCCGAGGGCCGGGGCCTGGCGTACGAGCTGGACCGCAACGGCAACCAGTGGGCCTGGCTGGGTGATCCCGCCGCCGGGGACGCCGTGGTGACCGGCTCGCACCTGGACTCGGTGCCGGACGGCGGTGCCTTCGACGGGCCGCTGGGCGTCGTGTCGTCCTTCGCGGCGCTGGACGAGCTGCGGGCCCGCGGCGCCGCGCCCGCCAAGCCGCTGGCGATCGTCAACTTCGGCGACGAGGAGGGCGCCCGCTTCGGGCTGGCCTGCGTCGGCTCCCGGCTGACCGCGGGACAGCTCACCGCCGAGAAGGCCCACGCGCTGCGCGACGGCGACGGAGTCACCCTGGCGCAGGCCATGGAGCGGGCCGGGCACGACCCCGAGGCGATCGGCCCGGACCCCGCACGCCTCGCCCGTATCGGCGCGTTCGTCGAGCTCCACGTCGAGCAGGGCCGCTTCCTGGCCGACACCCCGCACGCGGTCGGCGTCGCCTCCGCCATCTGGCCGCACGGCCGCTGGCGGTTCGACTTCCACGGCGAGGCCAACCACGCGGGCACCACCCGCCTGGAGGACCGCCGCGACCCGATGCTGACGTACGCCAACACGGTGCTCGCCGCCCGCAAGAAGGCCCGGCTCGCCGGCGCGCTGGCCACCTTCGGCAAGGTCGGCGTCGAACCCAACGGCGTCAACGCCATCGCCTCCCTCGTGCGCGGCTGGCTGGACTCGCGCGCCGCCGACGAGGCCACCCTGGCCGAGGTCGTCGGCGAGATCGAGCGCGCGGCGGTCGAGCGGGGCGAGCGCGACGGCGTCCGGGTCGAGGTCACCCGGGAGTCCTTCACCCCGGTCGTGGAGTTCGCGCACGGCCTGCGCGACGAGCTCGTCAAGCTGCTGGGGGAAGTGCCCGTGCTGCCGACCGGGGCGGGACACGACGCCGGCATCCTCTCAGAGGCCGTCCCGACCGCCATGCTGTTCGTACGGAACCCCACCGGGGTCTCGCACTCCCCGGCCGAGACGGCCACCGAGGACGACTGCATGGCCGGGGTGACCGCACTCGCCGACGTACTGGAGGGCCTGGCGTGTCGCTGA